A genomic segment from Glycine max cultivar Williams 82 chromosome 1, Glycine_max_v4.0, whole genome shotgun sequence encodes:
- the LOC100782892 gene encoding pectinesterase 2, with translation MAPPFPFLMTLLLAPFLFSSIASSYSFKDIQSWCNQTPYPQPCEYYLTNHAFNKPIKSKSDFLKVSLQLALERAQRSELNTHALGPKCRNVHEKAAWADCLQLYEYTIQRLNKTINPNTKCNETDTQTWLSTALTNLETCKNGFYELGVPDYVLPLMSNNVTKLLSNTLSLNKGPYQYKPPSYKEGFPTWVKPGDRKLLQSSSVASNANVVVAKDGSGKYTTVKAAVDAAPKSSSGRYVIYVKSGVYNEQVEVKGNNIMLVGDGIGKTIITGSKSVGGGTTTFRSATVAAVGDGFIAQDITFRNTAGAANHQAVAFRSGSDLSVFYRCSFEGFQDTLYVHSERQFYKACDIYGTVDFIFGNAAAVLQNCNIYARTPPQRTITVTAQGRTDPNQNTGIIIHNSKVTGASGFNPSSVKSYLGRPWQKYSRTVFMKTYLDSLINPAGWMEWDGNFALDTLYYAEYANTGPGSNTANRVTWKGYHVLTSASQASPFTVGNFIAGNNWIPSSGVPFTSGL, from the exons ATGGCACCACCATTTCCCTTCCTAATGACCCTTCTACTTGCTCCCTTTCTATTCTCCTCCATTGCTTCCTCTTACTCATTCAAAGATATCCAATCATGGTGCAACCAAACCCCTTACCCTCAGCCATGTGAGTACTACTTGACCAACCATGCCTTCAACAAACCCATCAAAAGCAAATCCGATTTCCTCAAAGTTTCCCTTCAGCTAGCCCTAGAGAGAGCACAAAGGAGTGAACTTAACACCCATGCCCTAGGCCCAAAGTGCCGCAATGTCCATGAAAAAGCTGCATGGGCAGATTGCCTTCAACTCTACGAGTACACCATCCAAAGACTAAACAAAACCATTAACCCTAACACCAAGTGCAACGAAACCGACACACAAACATGGCTCAGCACAGCCCTCACAAACCTAGAAACATGCAAAAACGGATTCTATGAACTTGGTGTCCCAGACTATGTCCTACCCTTGATGTCCAATAATGTCACAAAGTTACTAAGCAACACCCTTTCCCTCAATAAGGGTCCTTACCAATACAAACCACCAAGTTACAAAGAAGGGTTTCCAACATGGGTGAAGCCAGGTGATAGAAAGTTGTTGCAATCTTCTTCAGTAGCTTCTAATGCTAATGTGGTGGTTGCAAAAGATGGTTCTGGAAAGTACACAACGGTGAAAGCTGCTGTTGATGCTGCTCCAAAGAGTAGTAGTGGAAGGTATGTGATATATGTGAAGAGTGGGGTGTACAATGAACAAGTTGAGGTAAAAGGAAATAATATAATGCTGGTTGGAGATGGTATTGGAAAGACTATAATCACAGGTAGCAAAAGTGTTGGAGGAGGCACAACAACCTTCCGTTCTGCCACTGTTG CTGCCGTGGGTGATGGATTCATTGCTCAAGACATCACATTCAGGAACACTGCAGGAGCAGCAAATCACCAAGCTGTGGCATTCCGTTCTGGCTCAGATCTCTCAGTATTTTACAGATGTAGCTTTGAGGGTTTCCAAGACACACTATATGTTCATTCAGAGAGGCAATTCTATAAAGCATGTGACATCTATGGCACAGTGGATTTCATCTTTGGCAATGCTGCTGCAGTCTTGCAAAACTGCAACATCTATGCAAGAACCCCTCCACAGAGAACCATCACAGTCACAGCTCAAGGCAGAACTGACCCTAACCAAAACACAGGAATCATCATCCACAACTCCAAGGTCACAGGTGCCTCGGGCTTCAACCCTAGTTCAGTTAAGTCATACCTAGGGAGACCCTGGCAAAAGTACTCAAGAACCGTGTTCATGAAAACCTATCTTGATAGCTTGATCAACCCTGCTGGTTGGATGGAATGGGATGGCAACTTTGCCCTAGACACTTTGTACTATGCTGAATATGCAAACACTGGTCCAGGTTCCAACACTGCCAATAGGGTTACTTGGAAGGGTTACCATGTTCTCACTAGTGCTTCTCAGGCCTCACCTTT